One window from the genome of Microcebus murinus isolate Inina chromosome X, M.murinus_Inina_mat1.0, whole genome shotgun sequence encodes:
- the LOC105863192 gene encoding small ribosomal subunit protein eS4, X isoform-like produces the protein MARGPKKHLKRVAAPKHWMPDKLTGVFAPCPSTGPHKLRQCLPLIIFLRNRLKHALTGDEVKKICMQRFIKIDGKVRTDITYPAGFMDVISIDKTGENFRLIYDTKGRFAVHRITPEEAKYKLCKVRKIFVGTKGIPHLVTHDARTIRYPDPLIKVNDTIQIDLETGKITDFIKFDTGNLCMVTGGANLGRIGVITNRERHPRSFDVVHVKDANGNSFATCLSNIFVIGKGNKPWISLPRGKGIRLTIAKERDKRLAAKQSSGEMVSM, from the coding sequence ATGGCCCGCGGTCCCAAGAAGCATCTGAAGCGTGTAGCCGCTCCAAAGCATTGGATGCCGGATAAGCTGACCGGTGTGTTTGCTCCTTGTCCATCCACCGGTCCCCACAAGCTGAGACAGTGTCTCCCactcatcattttcctaagaaacaggcttaagCATGCCCTGACAGGAGATGAAGTGAAGAAGATCTGCATGCAGCGCTTCATTAAAATTGATGGCAAGGTCCGAACTGATATAACCTACCCTGCTGGATTTATGGATGTCATCAGCATtgacaagactggagagaatttccgtctgatttatgacaccaagggtcgctttgctgttcatcgtatcacacctgaggaggccaagtacaagttgtgcaaagtgagaaaaatctttgtgggcacaaaaggaatccctcatctggtgactcatgatgctcgtaccatccgctatcctgatccactcatcaaagtgaatgacaccattcagattgatttggagactggcaagattactgatttcatcaagtttgacacTGGTAACCTGTGCATGGTGACTGGAGGCGCTAACCTGGGAAGAATTGGTGTGAtcaccaacagagaaagacatcccaggtcttttgatgtggttcacgtgaaagatgccaatggcaacagctttgccacttgcctctccaacattttcgttattggcaaaggcaacaaaccatggatttctcttcctcgAGGAAAAGGTATCCGCCTCACCATTGCTAAAGAGAGGGATAAGAGACTGGCAGCCAAACAGAGCAGTGGTGAAATGGTCTCCATGTAA